DNA from Candidatus Cloacimonadota bacterium:
TCTGAGTGATGCAACAGCCATTGACTGATGATCTCGCATACTTCCACTCCCTGATAATTTGAAGGGATGTCCTTGCTAAGCGCTTCGGTAAAACTGAGTCTCATCATCGTGCAAATACATCCTCGTCGATCGGGGTATTGCGTCCGATCAAAGATAGTCTTACAATGCTACGCTTCCATTTTACTTGCATACACTGGATCAGGTTGATGGTATAGCGATCGGTGAGGGCTTTGTCGTTATATGTAAAATAGTCTATCAGTTTCCTTCGGGGGAAATAACGTACCACTACGTCGCCATGCGCCCTCAAGGTAGTGAATACAGCCTGAGGATTGATGAAGGTTTCTTCACCCCACACATCCCCTTCCTTCAGGGAATCCACCAGATCCGTATTGTAATACACGTTTACAAAGCCGCTTTCTATCACGACCATGCAGCCTTCTTCCTTGTCCATAGGAATGGGCATACCGCTCTTATACTCTTTTAGGGTACCAATACTCTTAAAATTATATACTTGCTCAGTATTAAAGCCCCTCAAAAGAAGAAGTTCTGGTTTTTTATCCGGCTCTTCTGTACTCTCTTGTTTTTCTTCAGACAGCGTCACTTCCGCCACAGATGTCCGGGTTTGAGCTAATCCG
Protein-coding regions in this window:
- a CDS encoding response regulator, producing the protein MSTKRLLVVDDEQNIRDIFQTFLQEMGYSVATAIDGLDALEKVAIEKFDLYIVDIYMPRMGGLELISRLKEIQPNAVIIVTTGYSGLDVDFRSIRQSAFMYLPKPIQPDELIRAVDAGLAQTRTSVAEVTLSEEKQESTEEPDKKPELLLLRGFNTEQVYNFKSIGTLKEYKSGMPIPMDKEEGCMVVIESGFVNVYYNTDLVDSLKEGDVWGEETFINPQAVFTTLRAHGDVVVRYFPRRKLIDYFTYNDKALTDRYTINLIQCMQVKWKRSIVRLSLIGRNTPIDEDVFAR